The Henningerozyma blattae CBS 6284 chromosome 6, complete genome genomic interval ACCATGAtcaaacaaacaaatataCATCGGATCCTATCGGCCAACAGCCCATGACTTCTTCAACTCAGCCCCAGTCAGCGACAGAGTGTCATAAGGATGGTATTACAAACGTCTCACTAGATGAACCCACCGAACTCACCACCACCCTCCTCCCACTGCAATCGCCACTATCACCTACTCCTGTTAACCCTGAAGAGATTAATAAACTTAAAACCATTCTCACCATATCACAAACAAAACAATTGGCAAATTTCCCCTCAGAAGAATTGCCACTTGCTACTCTTCCCAGCAACCCAACCTCTCACGATTGTGTAATTCCTGAGTTGGGGGAGCATGAACAAATCAAAGAACCTATTCATGCGGAGGAGCATCATACCCAACATATTACACTAAAAGTTAAACAACCAATTAAACACTCTCGACCCTCCACTGAGTCaagaaagaagaagaagaaaaaggtAATGAAACATAAAGATAACATAACAATAccaaattcaaaaacttcagaaaataataagacTCAAAGGAAGAAAACAGGGCCGATAAAACATAAGAGACTAACAAAAGAAATACTAAAATTTCCTCCACCAATTGAATTACCGGATATAACAAACCAATTACTAGACGAAGCTctaaatgaaataataaaagaaccAAAGGAACTTATTACAGAAGAAGTAAATAAACCagcaaaagaaaataatacaataacTACTcaagataaaattaaacaaaataaaaacaaaatagaaaaagtACCATTAATAACATACTCAAAAAGAGgtagaaaacaaaaaccaTCGAAGAAGATGCTAGAATACTTAAAAgaagttaaaaataaagacaGAGAAATTGTAGGATATATAGCATTTGCCCTAATGTCACAACCTAAATACTTCACTTACTATCTGAAAGGAGAAGACAAAACTGGTTATATTAATGCAATTATTGAGGAACACAATTCGTTCATAAAAATGGAAGTATACACGGCAATCACAAAGGATGAGACAAACGGTATTAAGCCAATACCACTAAAGGTAGTACTAACAAAGAAAACAGACGAAAAATGCTTGTTCCTGAAGTTCAAAGCCCGATTTGTGTGTAAAGGATTCAAGCAAATATCTGGAATAGActttgatgaattagagATCTCATCATCAGTATCCAGACTGGAAACattaagaatatttatagCATTAAGTGTATCAATGAAGCTAGACATTAAACAATATGATGTGTCAACAGCGTTTCCAAACAGTAAAAtagataaagaaatattagtTGGACTACCCAAGGACTTATTAGAAATTCTAAACTTACCAAAAGGACAACTATGGAAGTTAAACAAAACAGTATATGGATTAAAACAATCCAATAAGGAATGGATAAATCTGGTGAGAAACTTCATGACTAAACAAGGATTCACGGTAAATAATGTAGATGAGAATATCTATCTAAGGAAAATAGGACATAATGTAATAATATGCTTATCATATGTTGATGATTTCCTAATTGCTACAGATAACCCAAATCTAAGAAAAGAACTATTCAATCAAATGAACAAGGAATGGGATGTTAAAGACATGGGAAGCGTTAAGAAATACCTGGGAATGACCTTTATAACCTATCCTGATGGTAGTGTATCCCTTGATCAGAGAATATACTTAACCGAACTACTAGAGAGATATCATGATAAGAATCATAAAATACGTGCAACTCCAATGTCTGAAATTCCCATCCCATTAAACGAAGACAATTCGACACCTCTAGACAAAGACGAAACATCAGTATATAGATCTATTGTTGGTGCAATCCTATGGGCTAGTCTCTGTACTAGAGCTGACCTGTCCTATGCTATATCTAAATTAGGATCAAAGTCCTCCAAACCCACAATAGATGacaagaaaattttaatgcACACATTATCCTATATAAAAGGAACAATTAACAGAAAACTATATTTTCAAGCAAAGAAGAATAAAGATAATGAGTTAATTGGATTCTCAGATGCTAGCTTTGGAACAGGTAAATCAATACTAAGTCAATATGGGTATATATTTACATGGAGTGGTACTCCCATATCATGGTGTTCGAAAAAGCAAAGGTCAACATCAATTTCTATGTATGAGTCGGAGTTATTTGGACTATCTGAAGTCTACAAAGAAAGTTTATGGATGagatcattatttgaaactTTTAGTCTAAATACAAATACGATAGTGATATACGaggataataaaaatgtcaTCTCTACAGCAATCGGAACTGAAGACCACTCTGCATCTAAGCATATTGGATTTAGAAAGAAGttcattaatgaaattaccATGACAGGACTAAGTGTTCCATTTTATGTAAAATCCGAACACAATATTGCAGACCTATTAACGAAACCGCTTGGAGACATAGCATTCAATAAGCTTATCCTGAGGATGTTTGGTGATGAGGTCAAGAACCAAAAATGAGAAAATATCCCATTATGAAGATCAACTATTAAATCAGAGTAATCATTGATCTGGGGGATGACGGATATTTACTATAGTAACCCGGACTAATAAGTcgtgaaaatattatcacGACCTCCACATAATATCTGAACTAAAGACATTGgttcatattattataaatatacttAATACTAAGTTATAGCATAAACTATATATTATCTTATATAGAATTAAGCAAAATAAGGCTAGTATTTTGTGACATATACTGTTAGCAGTGAACTAAGTCTAACTATTGAATTAATAGTAGGAAACagtatatttaatttcctATGATAGATAATTAGCTTCCTGGAAGTACTATAGCCTACTATATTAAGTATTTTAGAACAGTACACCGAAAACCCAATTAAAACATTTATAGTTTCATCACGTGACCACTAACTTTTTGctgtaacaattttaagctTTGCTACTCCCAGtagtatatatttttggcTGCCAGTTTAATACCAACcgtttattaaactatacaactatatacctgagcctatgtaagttaaatattattattattacgttccGATTTGTTCACTATATACTTCCATCTTTTGTGTTTcgttctttttgttttctagTTCTTACCTCTTTGTTCTATTTTAACCCTCTAGTTTATTCcttttagctttagattcttaaatagaatttatgtttATGATTCACTTACTTGTTAATCTACATATTCATTCCGTTATCACGTGATCTTGATTTATACAGGCAAATAATGTAAGTCGCACTACGTGGCTTTTTTGCTAAAAAAAGTTTGGACAAGTCCGGAGTCGAACCGAAGACCTCTCCCATGCTAAGGGAGCGCGCTACCAACTACGCCACATGCCCATAAGTTTTCCTGAAATTGTTGTATATGAGATTgactttatactcatctacaagttgctaactagaaattatacataacACTGAGCAACTGCTAGTTGCATACCTGTGAATATCTGTTCGATGCATAATCTCTACTAGTTAGCCAGCATTACTCAAACTGTGCATTCCTACCCTTGTAAGTAAGTTTATAAACAgtccaattaaagtaaaatggaaaagctggcgttgacctttgaaaagtatttaaaggccagcttttccagacttaagacataaatttatagttctttcatatagttatttagtttaaaaagaacaacaattatattcgtaagttcgaaggattaactggtgttaagttaataagattgttaaGTCAAGTTTTGGTAGTTACTATTTAAAGTGTATCGTACTCCTAAGTTGGTTTACAACAGAAATGTTGTAAAACCGTCTAAGCGCCGTCGCCTTTCACGTAATACTTACAAGAAATCAGTACAAGAGAAACCTCGAGAGAGGACAGATCAGCTGACCACAGCTGAGAAACAACTATTCAGCAGGCGTGGAATATCAACTGTAACCACTGAATCTGCACCTACTTCTGGTTCATCTCGGACACCTATTAGTTAGAATGACGCCCAGGTTTCAATGAGTGTACCGCATCTTGTAACTATGCACCCAGAACTGTCCAGCTCCAAAGAAGTATATAAGGAGCCTGTATAGATcaatatactattatataCTATATAGAGAAGGACCAAGGGGAGATACAATAATCTTGTGTAATACAACCTGTAACTACTGATCTCAGAACTCTGAAACACCATCCTTGTCCTGTCAGTCTCGTATTACAAcatgaaaaaataagttttaaaacaaaGACACTATAGGAAATTTAAAGGCAAGTACTGACCAgataatttacaatttttaaaatataaaataaaatggaGCGTATTAATTTAACATGAATTTTATACTACGGGATTCAgttaataaaaacattTACAGAACAAGTACActtaaaaaggaaaataatatactcTAATTTGCTCTAAGAGAgagtattattaatactttttaaCTCTATAtctcaaaatattaaaaaggctatttttatattcttattCCAAATAGCCTTTtactttatattttcagCTACTTAGtcttgatttaaaattataaacaCTAGAattgctggaatatgattatatcattttctattaagtggtaaaagacttttttatcacgtgacttattgtttaaaatgtgtttttctttttatatggaaaaaaactatttaagaaatatattcattttagttatagtatttactatatatgtctaaataaagtaatcgtctttacatcttaaacactgtataacaatgtctaactctcttgaatcccagtaagaatatttattacttttaagttagataataatttactaCGAGATCAAGAGAGAGTTGAAATTAAGTTAAAGTgtagaatttttaatatatcatTAACGTGCTAACTTAAAAAAGAGTAACtggaatatatttttgcttTCTTAACCTTTAATTCCATTGATCAACTTTATTATTGTAAATTAGCTTTCCACAAAAATAGTCCCcgcaattttttttttttttttgtgaGAAAAGAACATAAAAAtgtaaaagaaaacaacAATTCTTTGAATCAGGAGCACCCCttaaattttagaaatatttatgttTTTCCAACTCCATAGACACATTCAATTCGTTTTTGTGacatatataaaagattCTATTGAATCCAGAATGTTCTTTCAtgaaaaatagaaaaaaaaattgctTTTGTGGCATagtaatataattaatagtTTATGCATATTGAAatccaattttaaaaactaTAAATAGGATCAAAttaaattgtaaataactttaatatattatctaatttagCTTGTTATATACAATAAAAGTTAAACTCATTCACACACACACAAACTTTTAGGTTAAATCAAACGAAGGATGATTCCTTTATTAGCTAGTTATAATCAAAAGAAAGGCATATATTGTTATTTCTTTACATTCCTGTTTATAGCGTTATTACTTAATGTTGTTTCACTCCATCATAGGAAACATTCGCTATGGATGGGAACAGTAAAGTTATTGGTTAAAAGAGGAACAAAGTGGGACGCGGCCAAGTCTGCTGTTCTATCAGGCGTTTTGATAAGTGCAGCAGCCACATTATTTACAGCATGGCAGCCTGTTCTATGCATCGTGCCCACTGCTCCTCAATGTTGGACGATGATTATTGGGTTGACACTTACTGTGCTCCTAACATGTGGTATCACTGCTCGTGGTCTATTTAGAGAGCAATTTAATCATAGAAATTTTGATGAGAATAATGCCAGCAATATTCTTGCGAGTCACATCTTTACCACATTTTTGGACCAATATAACCTCGAGAATACAACTGAGCATACTTATCCCGTATATGGTTTAAAAGATTCTTCGATTGTATTCTACCCACCAGATGAAACATATTCTAAAGTTGTTCAAAAATTTGTAGATGCTGGTTTGGGAGTGCCACTACTAACAATGACAAATAGCAGTGCTACTTCTATTCAAGCAGAcaatttaacaaattttaCAACAATCCATTGGAACACTGCGCTTGGGAAGCATACTGCGACCCATCTAGAACATTACAGCTTGGATGAAATGGTTTcagatattattaaacaatttcaaTCAGGCTATAATGGTACATATCACTATAATTCTGAGATAGAACAGagtaatgaaaatgattgCTCAGAAAGGGTAAAGGCGAACTGGGTCTCATATAATGTACCAGATGATGAGGACTTGATGTCGCAATATGAAATACGAGGTTCATCGTTGGATTCCCAAGGTAGTTGGGAtggaaatattaaatcttttgctaatttgttttataCAAATCAAGTCCATGATAGTTGGAAATGGAGTATTGATGTTGTTACAGagaattcaattattacTTGTAATTTCTTGGACAAATTCAAGTGGTTGAGGAGAAAAAAACGTTCATTTATTCATGGTGAAGCTTATATTAATCAATATGGTGGTATAAGCGATTAAACTTTGAACAAGGGAATGTTTATCCATGATGGGGAATAATTGTTATTCGATTACAATCATTAATATAGCAAAgacgaaaaaaaatttattataagttggatatatatgtatttatAACTGTGCATATATATTCGAAttgtaattaattttttttaacaaatgtgtaaatttttaaacaaatatttaaaaaaaaataaaatagtgTAACGTTGTTTACAAGTATTAGAACTTTCTATCTTGCTACTTTCCATTTGAATATTGTTCTATGTCTAAATTATTGCAactaaaatattacaaagaACTCATCTGTCTAACAAGAATTTACTATTGAATATTGCTTCTCGTCAATCCATTGTTGCTAGTTTTACGATACATGACCGTGACACACATACACATATATCGTAGTCCAGTTTTGAATAactattttctatttttttttttttttttttgaaatttcaccTGCATAGGctcattatcatcaattgTGACGTCAAGGTCATGCGGATTCAACCACAAATAAATGTTACAGTTGAGGCAAACTACTATTCGGTGAATGACCCTTGCCACGTAGATTTCTTGTACACGGCTTCTTGCACACGACTTGTTGTGAATCAGCTCAAAAGTATACTGATTTGGAAATATCCCAAAACGATCAGAAACGGATATTTTCAGGAGCTGCTTCTGTTTGGAATGGGATGGGATAAAATAGGACAAAGAGAAGATCTGTAGGGAAGCAGGCCCGTCTTACGTCATGGCCAAAGAAGTTTTGTAATGAGGCACTTCGAAAGAGGAAAATGGAATGTATAGAAAAGCTGAAATAAACCGAGTTTTTCCGATAGGAAGCAAGGTAGAAAATGGTAAAAAATTGCGGGTTTCTTGAAAAGGAAATGTGGAGTGGAGATGTGGACCGAAAAGATATTGCGAGATGATGGAAAAAACACGTCGATCATTTCTCCGATGGGCGTGCTGAGAAATGGGTGCAGTACAAAAGGGGAAGCGCGAACgcttataataaaattaaatgtgatgaatatataatacaatataaaatgcaaaaaaacagtaataaaaataaaaaaagaagaaacgAGACGAGACGAGACAAGACGAGACGTGAGgtaaaagtaaaaataaaagtaaaatttaGTAGTGGCTATGTTGGTAATcgttcaaattcaaatcgTAGATTGATTTGCCTTTGTTTTCAGGTAAGTTCAACAACTTGTTAAAAGTATTGATATCAGCTCTTGTGAACCCCTTGGAGAATAAACAATTGTGGTTATTTTTCTTACAGCAATTACTGCAGGGGGTGAAAATCAGCAATTTATCCAAATGCTTTATCACTTGAGTATCGGTATCCAAATTGGAGATTTTGTTCAAGATTGacaaataattcaagtCATTGGAATAGATGACAAAATCTTTCaagtttttcaaatcttgTGGCGATAAAGTATAGTGCAAATTGATacttgaatttaaaatcaaattcaaattcgaGTTTTTGATCAACAAATTCGAGTCTAATAGAATGAGCTCCACTTTAGCATTACATTTAGTTTTCTTTAATCTACAATTATCACAAGAAGGACCTATTCTTTGTCTTTTGGAAAGGGTGTGAGAGGTTGCCGAATTGGTAGCAGATGCATTGGTGGGcaaagaattttttctataagATTTCGAGACCAATCTTGGAGAAGTATTGTAAGATTGAACTTGTCTTGGATAATTGTAATGATTAATTGGCGGTGTTGGAATAGGCGTGGGCAATTGTGCTAACAGATTAGCAGAATTGACCTTGTAACAATAATCCGACATTTCAGGATTGACTATTGTAGGCAAAGGGGTATTGGAAGAAGAAGGTACGGTGGTGTTTGTTGGTGGAGTGGAAGGAAGGCTGGCTGGAGGTTTCGGTGGAGAGGCAATTGAGTTTGAGAGATTGGATAGAGAAAGAGACAAACTTGGCAACAATAGAGGAGGCAAACTGTTATCTTTGTTAATGATTTGGATACTCTTTGGGGAAGTTTGAACGGCCGACATTGTGGATAGCAATTTTGGGGaaataaagtaaaagaAATGATACTAGGGGGGGAGGAACTAGGGAAGAGAGAGGTAGAGAGGTAGAGAGGTAGAGAGAGAATAACGGAAATGTTAACAAAAAGTTTAAGCAAAAGAGATAGAGATGTGGAACGAGTTGGAATTGGCGCCGCGCTGGACGGAATTGTTTTGGAGATAAAAGCGAGACTGGTGTGGCTGAGCAATTGGTAACAATGGAGAGCAAAAGGGAAATACACAAAACACAAATCACAAAACGAAAAa includes:
- the TBLA0F03530 gene encoding uncharacterized protein (Ty like retrotransposon), with the protein product MLSIHHTDEHQLDDTPTPKYHEILLRSAIPKLEDGSHQSKNAVKTPSNLVIDPIVNVNHDQTNKYTSDPIGQQPMTSSTQPQSATECHKDGITNVSLDEPTELTTTLLPLQSPLSPTPVNPEEINKLKTILTISQTKQLANFPSEELPLATLPSNPTSHDCVIPELGEHEQIKEPIHAEEHHTQHITLKVKQPIKHSRPSTESRKKKKKKVMKHKDNITIPNSKTSENNKTQRKKTGPIKHKRLTKEILKFPPPIELPDITNQLLDEALNEIIKEPKELITEEVNKPAKENNTITTQDKIKQNKNKIEKVPLITYSKRGRKQKPSKKMLEYLKEVKNKDREIVGYIAFALMSQPKYFTYYLKGEDKTGYINAIIEEHNSFIKMEVYTAITKDETNGIKPIPLKVVLTKKTDEKCLFLKFKARFVCKGFKQISGIDFDELEISSSVSRLETLRIFIALSVSMKLDIKQYDVSTAFPNSKIDKEILVGLPKDLLEILNLPKGQLWKLNKTVYGLKQSNKEWINLVRNFMTKQGFTVNNVDENIYLRKIGHNVIICLSYVDDFLIATDNPNLRKELFNQMNKEWDVKDMGSVKKYLGMTFITYPDGSVSLDQRIYLTELLERYHDKNHKIRATPMSEIPIPLNEDNSTPLDKDETSVYRSIVGAILWASLCTRADLSYAISKLGSKSSKPTIDDKKILMHTLSYIKGTINRKLYFQAKKNKDNELIGFSDASFGTGKSILSQYGYIFTWSGTPISWCSKKQRSTSISMYESELFGLSEVYKESLWMRSLFETFSLNTNTIVIYEDNKNVISTAIGTEDHSASKHIGFRKKFINEITMTGLSVPFYVKSEHNIADLLTKPLGDIAFNKLILRMFGDEVKNQK
- the TBLA0F03550 gene encoding Zn(II)2Cys6 transcription factor domain-containing protein (similar to Saccharomyces cerevisiae SUT1 (YGL162W) and SUT2 (YPR009W); ancestral locus Anc_8.109), which gives rise to MSAVQTSPKSIQIINKDNSLPPLLLPSLSLSLSNLSNSIASPPKPPASLPSTPPTNTTVPSSSNTPLPTIVNPEMSDYCYKVNSANLLAQLPTPIPTPPINHYNYPRQVQSYNTSPRLVSKSYRKNSLPTNASATNSATSHTLSKRQRIGPSCDNCRLKKTKCNAKVELILLDSNLLIKNSNLNLILNSSINLHYTLSPQDLKNLKDFVIYSNDLNYLSILNKISNLDTDTQVIKHLDKLLIFTPCSNCCKKNNHNCLFSKGFTRADINTFNKLLNLPENKGKSIYDLNLNDYQHSHY
- the TBLA0F03540 gene encoding uncharacterized protein, giving the protein MIPLLASYNQKKGIYCYFFTFLFIALLLNVVSLHHRKHSLWMGTVKLLVKRGTKWDAAKSAVLSGVLISAAATLFTAWQPVLCIVPTAPQCWTMIIGLTLTVLLTCGITARGLFREQFNHRNFDENNASNILASHIFTTFLDQYNLENTTEHTYPVYGLKDSSIVFYPPDETYSKVVQKFVDAGLGVPLLTMTNSSATSIQADNLTNFTTIHWNTALGKHTATHLEHYSLDEMVSDIIKQFQSGYNGTYHYNSEIEQSNENDCSERVKANWVSYNVPDDEDLMSQYEIRGSSLDSQGSWDGNIKSFANLFYTNQVHDSWKWSIDVVTENSIITCNFLDKFKWLRRKKRSFIHGEAYINQYGGISD